A window of Nocardia arthritidis genomic DNA:
GGACCGGGTGCCGGATATCGGTGCCCGGCTCACCGCGCTTCCCCCACCGATCCGTGGGATGACGTCCTTCCCGGTCCGCGCCATCGCCGCCGTGGGCTAGAACTGCGCCGCCCCCGCGCCCCAGCCGACGGGCACCGGGGGTCTACGCGCACATCGGCAATATCGCTCACTCTTGCTTGGTAGAGCCTGTGTGCTCGGCTACGTCTCGGGCGGTGATGATGGTGTGGTTGTTGAGTTTTCGCCAGGCTGCCAGGGTGAACACCACTGCGCAAGCGAGCCCCATCCAGAAGGGTGCGGCGAGACCGAATCGGCTGGCGAGCAGTCCGCCGAAAACTGCACCGACGAACAAGCCGGTAGCACCGACGAGGCGGTACGCGCTGTGCACTCGACCGAGAAGCTCCACTGGCACGAGGGTTTGGCGGAGTGAGGCTCCGATGGTGGTGAATACCGACAGGTGGATGGAGAAGGGGATGAGGATCGCCACGGCGACGGCGGCGCTGTGGGTCAGAGCCATTCCGACGTATGAGGCCATTTCGATGAGCAGTCCGAGACGCAGTGTGGTGCCTGGGCCGAGTGCGGCGATGATGCGGGGTGCGGTGAGGCCGCCGCAGACGCCGCCGACCGCGGCAGCGATGAGCAGCATCGCGTAACCGGTGTTGCCGACGCCGAGCCGTTCGCGGGCGATCAGGACCAGAAGCGAAAAGATGGCGCCGAGACCGATGTTGGACAGTCCCACGGTGAGAGTGAGGGTGCGGACCAGGGAATTACGCCACAACCATCGTGCGCCGTCGACGACCGCAGCAGCGAGGTGCTGCCGGGCAGCGACAGGGGCGCGGCGATTGACGCTGGCAGGCAGTGTGGTTGCCAGTACGGCGACGGCGGCAAGGCCCACGGTGTCAACGAGAAACGGTGTCCAGGCGGTGATTCCGAACAAGGCGACGCCGAGGGGCCGGGCGAGCACTTGTTCGGTGACCGAGCGGGTGGCCTGAAGCCGTCCGTTGGCGCGTTCGAGCTGGGTGGGTGCGACCAGACTGGGAATGGCTGTCGTGGAGGCGTTGTCGAAGACCAGACCAGCGCAGCCGACCACGAAGAAGGTGATGTAGAGCAGCGGCAGGCTCGTGTGGCCGGTGGCGACGGCGGCGCTGACGGTGGCGAGCATCGCGATGCGGACGAGGGTCG
This region includes:
- a CDS encoding MFS transporter produces the protein MERTTPATTRLGAGFARLWSAATLSGFGDGVTQIAANLLAVSITRDPIAVSGLMIAQITPFLLFGLPSGALVDRLDRRRFMTIATLVRIAMLATVSAAVATGHTSLPLLYITFFVVGCAGLVFDNASTTAIPSLVAPTQLERANGRLQATRSVTEQVLARPLGVALFGITAWTPFLVDTVGLAAVAVLATTLPASVNRRAPVAARQHLAAAVVDGARWLWRNSLVRTLTLTVGLSNIGLGAIFSLLVLIARERLGVGNTGYAMLLIAAAVGGVCGGLTAPRIIAALGPGTTLRLGLLIEMASYVGMALTHSAAVAVAILIPFSIHLSVFTTIGASLRQTLVPVELLGRVHSAYRLVGATGLFVGAVFGGLLASRFGLAAPFWMGLACAVVFTLAAWRKLNNHTIITARDVAEHTGSTKQE